GCTATACGAGGGAAAATGATTTTTGAAGGGAAAGCAAATTGTGTGAGTTGTCATGCTGGTGCTGCCTTTGTAGATAATGTGTTGCATACTCCAGAATCCATAGGAATAGATGGCTTTGAAGCAAACAGATCACCTACGGGAATGTATAGAACACCTCCTTTAAGAGGATTATTTGCAAAACAAAGTTCAGGGTTTTATCATGATGGTAGATTTGCTAGCTTAAATGATGTGATAACGCATTATGACAACCATTTTGAATTAAAATTAACAAGTCTGGAAAAATCAGATTTAGTAGAATACATTAAAGCTTTGTAGTAATTATATTCGATTAAATGGGTATAAGTTACGGATTATAGATTCCCGTTATTGTTTTTTTGATTTGAAACTGGATAGGGATTAGAAAAGGAGAAGTAATAGCGGGAACTAAAAACGTATTTACATATGAGAAGAGCAACCGTATTGGTGCGTAACCTGTATTGTATAAGTTGCGCAAATAGAATAAAAAATGAATTGTTACAGTTAGAAAAAATTTCTAGTATTTATATGTGCTTAAGAGAGTCATCCATATCATTCAATTATAATACAGCAAACGATATTTCTACCATAGAGAATTATTTAACCTTTTTAGGATATCCTCCAAAAGAAGATAGAATAATGAATAAGAATAATTTATTATGTTATTGTCAAAATAGTAAGAATATAAGTTTAGTCTAAACTTGCATTTTGTAGTAAAACTTTAAAAAGTGACAAACACTATACTTTTCATTGGGTTTTAAGATGTAATAACTTTTCTAATGCATATT
The Flavivirga spongiicola genome window above contains:
- a CDS encoding cation transporter, translated to MRRATVLVRNLYCISCANRIKNELLQLEKISSIYMCLRESSISFNYNTANDISTIENYLTFLGYPPKEDRIMNKNNLLCYCQNSKNISLV